The genomic stretch TGCATCACTTTTGCAGCAGCTCGTTACAACAAAATGGTGCTccactaagtactaaagatgcttgtcacTAGTTGTGTTGAGATACTTAAATTGGTCTTGTCTGTTTGGTTTACTGCGAACAgctgaaagttttttttaatacattttgctATTAAACCTAATTTGAAATGAGGGTTGAATAATTTCGATGGCAACTGTACATTATTGCTggcctgcaaaaaccttgtatttccaaaacagCACCTGTTATGCCAAAATTATgccaaaaagttaaaaaaaatgtaaaaatttaaataaGTTTTTATGTGGCAGCAGTAATATACACCTCAGCCATTATCGTTCAACAGTGGTACACGTCAAGGTATAGGGTCTGGGATATACTAAACAGTAAGCAAACAGATGGTTCTCATAGCTGTCAGAATGTGGTAGAAAGGTAGGAGGTGTGAAGACCTGAGTGGcttaaaaaaacccaaaatggTCAAATGTGTATGGCCAGATGACAGGGTCGGGGAAACTCCGAAACAGCAATTCTTGTGGCTCCATCTAGCCACTTAGAGGTGCCAGACATCACAAGGTACCTTCTGAGGTCTTGTAGCATTGCCTTGGCTactgttttggctcattggtgtataAATGACAGAGTGCTTCAAAcagttctttaagtgatgccataaaagaaccactgttggatgaataaaaaaagaagcatgAGTGACAGATGTGTGAGCGTAAAGTAACTTAAGCCTAAAGTAGCGTAAGATTTAACAAAAAACATCGCATTATGTAAAAACCtgaccaatttaaaggttcctcaccctcacacatctctactacaccacggttcttctatgggattgttaaaaaaaaaaacatttgaagcacctttatttttcagagtgtaTTTTTCAGAGGGTCTACCATGGACTTACCTGGTAGATAAAGCCACTCATTCGTGGGCTGGCGGATAACATGACTAGCACATTGGGAAACAGCATGAAGTACCGCTCCTCTTTGTCCTGTCACACAGATTTGCACACATAACCAAGACATCCAAAGTTCAAACATAGTCGTTCAAAATGTGCATGAACAATACGACAGAGAAGTGAACACATTCCTCGCCATAGCACAGATGCAGACACGTACACTGTTCAAAACATCATAACACAGGCAAACACAGAAATGCCCACACGCACACGTTCTCGAGCTTGTACATGGTTGTAAAATGGTAGCTGCCATCAGCTGCTAGTGATCAACGAATATCGTACCTGGCGTTTAGTAAACCAAGACATATTTCAGCTAcgcaaagagaaaaagagagagggaatatAGATTTGAAATGTGTTGCAAGACCACTTAAAGCAaacactgcatttttttttctgccgTCATTTCAGCTAGCCCCTGCATGATGCAATCTCTGTTCCTATTGAGGGCGGTTGGAGTTTCCATTCACTGTTTACAGGGTATTGGGTTTCACGCTAATAACTTATTCAGTGACCACAGTAGaaaataaatgcagaggctCAAATTGGATCAGAGCACTCAGAGCTTTTCCATTACATGTGGGATGAAAATCACAGATGAGTGGCCCATCTTATGCATACCAAAGACATGAGACTCTTTGGTCCGCTACTGCAACCGAAATGAAGCTGTGTTCTCATGAATGCTAAACACACCTCTTCATCAACATCACCATCAGaaatatttgtgttttgtttttcccaCCATTACTGGTGCATTTTCAGAAAGTGCGGCATGCACAATTTACATCCAGAAACACATTTACCTTTGCTGTATTATGAAAACAGATACGGTAGACAGTAAACAAAATGTATAGAAGAATAAAGTATACAAGGTATACATGAAAAAGTAAGCAACCTCTTAAGACCTTGGAGGTACTTTCAATTTCTGCATTGatgatgtttgtttattttgagtaaacatccacagtccAGGCTAGAAAAGGTAAGTGAAGCCTTGTATTGAAAAGCTGTTGGTCCGATTTTAGCAGCGATCACCTCCCGTAGCTACAAATAAGCAaaattgttttattgtattagTATTTCTAAGTCTTGTGTGCACAGCCCTCTTCAGGTCCGCATGTTGTGTTtgtgctgaaaaacaatatttttgtcTGATCTGTCCATAGAACATTTTCCCAAAGCACTGTAGAACCTTCAGGCGGTCTTAGACAGACTTAGGATGGGCCACAATTATGGTCCTTACATTATCCATTgttgtttaaatgttctttTCTGAACACAGGTCTTTGCAGTCTGTAGAGTCTTCTGCAGGTCTTTAGCAGTTATCCTTTTCCAGCTTAACATGCATATATGTAACACATCCTCTGAAAATTGCATTGAGGCATGGTTTACCATAACCTATTTTTCTTGAGAAGAACAGATTCGTCAATAACCTGGCTTTGTGTGCCTTTAATTACGAAGAAAGAAACCTGAGAAACCCATGTCGTAAACTAAAAAACCTTAGAGCCAAATAGCTCTTAGAGAAGTCATTGATctagaggttcacttactttttttaGCCTGCACTGTAGATGTTCATTCAATGTGCACAATGAAAGACATAAACAGTATACTAGTTTGGGTGTTCTTAGTTTAGTTACATTGCGTTTATCATTTTGCAACTAAACtggcttaaataaatgtatttatgttcATTCCCATCATTGTAATTGAGCACTGATGCTTGCACGAATTATTATTAAAGCTTTGTGTGTGATGTTAAGTTATGCATTTTAAGGACAATGCACTTCTGTATCGAGAGAGACTCCCTTAAGTATTAACATTGATCTCCACAGGCTCATGAAACTAGCTCCACTGTTAATTACAGATGTGGCAGTGTGTTTATAGACAATGTCTTCATGCAATGACTCAAATCATAACACAATCATTATCTAATCTGTCCATATCATCACACATGCCGAAAAATCAAATTACATTTTAGTTTAGATACGTTTCATTTTGCATAGTTTATCCTGGTCATTTGATCTTTAGTTAAAACTAAAAGTAAAATTAGAAGGCAAACATCTATCCTAATATTTCTGGAGGGTTACAGAAGCTTTACGTTTGACTATGCCAGCGTAACCACAAAGCTTAAATGTGCAAACTTTGGCAGGAACAAAAAGCATCAGCGCAACCGCATAGCTGAGAAATGTGTGTCTAGGGTGCTGCCCTAATTGGCCCTGCTTGCCCTTCCTTTTCCTCACCTCATTCGGGGTGCTTTGCACATGGACCTGAGACATGTAGGCCACCTGCCCTAGAGACTTGATGCTGTCTCCCTCCCAGCCCCGCACTGGCTCAGACAGGATCTGCAGCTCCAAGTTTTTACGTTTCCGCAGCTCCTGAGACTGCGtctgaaaaaaaggcaaaaatactAACTGTTTTTATCATGTACTTATTGTTGGGAGGAAGGATACACCATGATGCCTCATgatctaaaagaaaaaaaaataaataaataaatacataaatatattttaaaaaaagatatAATAATGTCAGAGACCCAAGAAGACAACACCGCAAGAAGATCGTCTCCTCACCCTGTGAACACTTAGGTGCCGTAGGCCTTCTAAAGGTTTGCAGGAGGATATGGCTGACCGTTCTCTGCCCAGACAATCCGGAACAGACTGCACGCAGCCAATCTCCGTTCTCAGGCCAGGAGGCCTGCCCATATCTCCACAGTCTGGGACAGAATATCCTTCATGACTATGCTCGCCCCCACAGAGCGGGGTTTATCAGAGACTACCTCCGGAATTTGGGAGTGGAGAGGACAGAATGGCCTGCCagcagtcctgacctcaacctcatCGAACACTTGTGGGATCAGCTTGGGAGTGCTGTTCATGCCAGAGTGACCAACACAACCACGTTGGAATGCCTtcccacagcagtgtgtgaccagGCTGGTGACCAGCATGAGGAGGAGGTGCCAGGCTGTTGTGGCTGTGTATGGTTCTTCCACACTATACTGAGCCCCCTGTTTGTTAAATGAATAACTTGTTAAATATGTcttgtttattcatatttaagttatccagtccaccaaacaccaaacgCGGCAATGGCAGAATAAGCTGTCTGGCATTGGCAGAGAGGATTTGGTGTATTTTTCAAGTGGCGCAACCCACatactcagctctgctgctcatcccacaaatgcatgttaCTTACAAATGTGGCACCATTTAACAGGGAAATTAACAGGCTTATTAACCAGAGGATGTGCACAGCCAAGGTTCAGCTCCCAACCCCCTGATTTATACACTTTTTTGTGCTAAGtttatatgcatatataattctatatattctatataattatttcagtttttttttttagaccatTTCCTAAAGAACTGTAATTTGCGCTGAATCACTACGAGATTTACACCTATACTGCAGGGCGAACATGTGTTGGACTATGACCCTGTTTGTAAGCCCACATGTCAGTTCTCCACTGTCATAGCTACATTATTCTCAACATTAACCTCAGTGAACACATGAACTCCGGTCTTACGGTTTTTACAGTCTTTAATAGGTCTTAGCTGTTAGCCTTTTCCAGCTTAATATGCGTTTATAACGCAACCTTTGAGGTTTTCTAAAAGTTGCATCAAGGCATGGTTCACACTAAGTACTTTTTCTTGAGAAGAACAAATGTGTCGATAACCTGATTTTGTGtgcctttatttcagaagaaaagaaCCTGTGAAACTCGCACTTTAGTTCTTCgctctcataactacattattCTCAGAATTAAGGTGTTTTTAATAGAGCCTAAAACAGAACTCTGTAGAACTCCACAAGACGGTTGTGCTAGAGCAGgcggttaccaaataattcccAAGAGTTTCTGCATAAAGATCGAATACTGCGAAAATAAAACAATGGATTAATAGACATAATTTTGAAAGAGAGTATGAGTATGAAAGTATGAGACAAGTCAAAGACGCCATATGCTAGGAACCATTATTATATCACCAACCATGACGTAACGCTTGTGGAAGAGATCCTCTTAGTGGGCTGTGGTCTGGAATAAGCTGAAATGTCAGTTTTTACTCTGCTCGCGGTTAGCACTGTTAAGGTTAAAACaggcacatttttttttacatacaagATGTAGCTTTCGCATGCAGTTTTTCTTTGTCATGGGGGGTAGACAGAGTCTAAAGGCAGCACCTACAGAGGTAAACTACTGAGAATCGAAGGGAAATTCCCTGAAAAGGCAAAGAAATGTAACAATGAAACCAAGGTGTTCCACAGAAAGCTCAAAGTAAAGACTCTGGGAACGACAAAGTGCTGAGGCTAGCTACACCTTAGGGAGGATTCTCTTAGCAGCAGTAGGAATGACTCACGATGtgtcttttctttcctttttgaAATGTCTAAAATCTTATAGGAAAAGTCTAAAACTGTGAAGACCCAGTTAGTGAACACCCACATCTGGAACAGATGCACCTACTGAAGATGCGGTAATAATCTATAAAAGAACTGTGGTCTCAAAATTACCATTAGCATAATGGCATTAGCATACCATGCACAGCAGCCTGTGAGCTAAGACGATCTTGTTTAGCTTATCTTTTTCACAGTCTGCAGGAGGAAATGCATCGACATCTACACGTGGCCACGGTCTCTATGCTAGTAGATAAGAAAACCAGAATAAAACGAAAGAAACTCCAGTCCTGAAACTAACACACAGAACAAATGTGAGAACAATGCAGCTGATCTTGCAACTGAAAGTAACACTCACAAAACACATGGAGAAagatacagttgctgtgttAAACTTATTTATGAGCACTGTGATAACCTGTCCGTGAGAGGTCTCAGTAaacgagaggaagaaaaaaaaaaaaaaaaagaaaaaaaaaaaaaaaaaaaagttacatacCACAAGACTTTTAAAAGCAATAGTCGCTTTCAGAATGTCGCTGTAATCTGGATGTGCTTCCtgcaagaaaaaataaacaattgttTAGGAGAGTTGCACCTGccaatacttttaaaatgacTGACGGCAAGCTCTTACTTCCACGTGTCTCTCCAGCTCCTGCAGCAGGGTGGGATACTTCTCCAGCCTCATGAAGGGCTTGCTCAGGCTGGTGGTCAAAGTCAGGATGCCTGGAGCGCTGGCCCCCTGGCTCTCCATGAACTTATCCAACTCCTCACTATCCAACAAACATGCAAACAAAGCCCTTAAGAGTTTTTTCAAGTGAGTTGGAAATAGATAAGTTTAGGATATCACATGGTATCATAAAACGGAGTAAAACAGAACCCAaaatgttagctacattatatggctaaaagtatgtggacacgcTTCACAATTATTGAGTTTGGGTGATTTAGGCACACCCATTGCCAAGACTATGTAAAAAACAGTACAGGCTGCCCTAGTCAACCGTAAGTGCTATGATTGTGAAATGGAAGCATCAAGGATCTACAAAAAAAGTGCAGTCATTTCCAGGGTTCTGAAGTGACCATGGAAGCAATATTACCCCACGAGAACTGTGGGCCATGGCCATGTAGCTGTACATTAGATCAAGATAACTATTCATAAAGTAAAGTGTTGATTAGAGTGGTCTAAAGCACACCACAAATGGACTCTGAAGGGTTACCTGGAGTGATTAACCATGCTTTACTATAAATCAAGCTTTGGCAAATACCTGGGATGGGACTCCATAGTGAATGCCCATAGTTTTGGACTGGGATGTTCAACAAGCTCACCCCCACTGCGAATTAATAACATTTTCTAACTTTGGAGGACTTTGACGTATGCTTGGGATCAATGTGCtattggaaggtccaatgacaatcaagcttcagcttcctcacagaaggcacaATTTCTCCCAgaatttcctgatacttgaatGAATCCATCTTGCACTCCACACACTGATGGTTTCCAGTTCCAGAGGACGCAAAGCACCAAAAAACTCTTTTTAGCATGTGCTTTATTCATCCTCATTCATACATTCTGCTGATCCATTAACCCCAAATAGGTTCCAGGTTGGTTTAATTGCTTCATAATTgtttttgggattctgttctgcaACAAATAAAACTGACATAAAGTAACTTTTCAAGCCTGTGGATCAGCAGAATGTATGGATGACGATGAATTTTGCATATAAAAAGAGCACCCTGTCTAGAATCAAGCATGGTCTCTGTGATGCTTTGTGGCCCATTTGCTTCCTCTGGAACTGGAAACTAGCAGTATGTGCAGGGCAAAagggattcaatcaagtatcaagAAATCCtaagagaaaacatcatgccttctgtgaggaagatgAAGCTTGGGCTTTATTGGACAattatcccaagcatacctcaaagtgcACCAGGCTTGATTTCacaagaagtcctggaagattcaaAAGTGGTCATCACAGTTGCCTGACTTAAACCCCACAGacaatctttggtgggatttgaggaAGGTGGTCGCAGCAGCAAATCCAAGAATATTAGTGtactggaggccactgctcatgaggaatgggctaagattcttTATGGCCATTGTATGTGGAATAAACATAAGCTTAGAAGTTTTTATAAAGGAACATGTCTTAATCTAAAATCTCACTCCAAAGACAAGAATAGCTAAAGAAGTCAAAAAATGcagagttatatatatatatatatatatatatatatatatatatatatatatatatatatatatatatatatctcagttCAAACTAACACTACACTAAAACATTCATCCCTTCAAGCCAATACAGCCGAATTTTAATATTGCACAGTCAAAATCAGTTCAATGCGAGCTCCTCAGAACAGCATCTATTTCTAGCATTGAATTCTGACACATACCGTGTTGACATGACCTTTAAAAATAGCTAACCAAATCAGTAGCTGCTGAACAATCGCAATAGTCTTGGTTAAGGTGAAAGACGCTGCTTACAGATAAACCCAACCAAAGTACAATGATTCATCTTTAACACATGCTTTCACTACATGCTGTGGAAAACGCTGCAAAAGGTTGCAGGGTGAGGTGCAACTTGAGCACACAAATATAAAATCCGCCTTCTGCCTCCATCAGCAGAACCGCATCTATAGATATCCTGTTGGGTTAGGGCTGGCTTCCTGTGTGTATGAGGCTTTGCTTTGACAAGTTTGCTGTGGAGTGTTACTCGTTTTAAGTGGAAGAGGAAAGTCAAAGGAACACTGCTTTAAGACCGACATGCGAAGGCCTACAGGAAGTGGGTCACAGTCACCATGCTGCCACACGTGTTCAAAGAATACCGGTTAAATTCATTGCTGCGTTTTACAAGGGGCGCCACAGAAGGCAAATCTGGTGGCAGTTGAGGGAGGTGAACACTGCAGCACACGCTCAGCACACTCCAGTTTACCCTTCAACTCGAGACGCTGCAAGACAATGAAAGCAGAGTGGCACCACCTGGTGGTGGACTCTTGCCAGCCCACCTCGGGCAAGGCAGAGAACAGGCAATTTAGTAACAGTTGAGAGTCGATTTTCACTCTGTAATTTTAAATTTTTTCAATATTTGACAGAAACAGATCGATTTTCAACAGCATACTCTTATAAAATAGATACTTTAATGGGTTCATTGAGAGATGCCAGAAGTACCgtttttggttccttaaagaacaaTGTCTGTTACAGAGATGGTCTTTATGCCATGTTATTGTATGGCAgcgcttaaagaaccatttgaagcaccatGCATTTTTGTGTCAAAATcacaaatgtaatttaaaccaaaaataatttaaattcatggaaaaaatattttaaattgttCATCATGAcacatttattgtttattgtcttgtttattgctttttttaaggGGTTTTGCACTGGAattatgaagctaatgtagcaaacaagcaatggaagcccCCTGATACCATGaccaaatcacacacacttgcttcaAAGTGCGGCAAGGTTTTAAGTAACCTCAAAAAGACTTGCCTAGGTCATTTCTGGCACTATATGACACATTTGAATCTGTGAAATACAGACAACTGAACTATGTCACACACTCAAAAACATCAGCAACAGCCATCTTGATATCTGTAAGTTACACAAAAGCACATAAAGCAAGTGTGACTGagaatatttatgtaaatgtagtttGAAAAGAAGACTATAAGCTTTAGCCTCTCATGGCTGGTTGTTTACATTAGCTGTGTAGTCCCCTacagagaagcattgccaatagaataggtaggactcagataaacatgaaccaattgggacctaatgtcaggcgtgggcttgatgcgtataaagccccccagcattgagctgtgcagcagtggaactgtgttcttcatTTAATACATCTGGGATGAACTGGGAAACTGGGGATGAGACGGGGTTGTGATCAtataacatcctgacctcgctaatgctcatatcactgaatgcaatcaaatcctcacagaactGCTTCATAATCTAGttaaaagccttccctggatagtGAAGACCGGTACTCAAACAGTATCCGGGAAAAACTCTCTTTAAATTCACTTGATTtctgaaaaaacaatgaatgtgcacgtgtcccaatacttctgtccatatagtttagTTCTACTGCAAAACAAAACCGAAAAATGTGTGAACAGTAACTTGACATTTGCTAAATGTCTCAGCAGCAGTTCAGTGCGAGAACTCGAACCTGTGATCAGTGAGCACACCCACTGCAGAGGGGTGGCTGGAGCAGTAGGACAGGTACAGTGTTCTGATCTGGCACATCAGGTTCAAGTAACAGCCGCCCAGACGCTGCTGACCCTCCGGCAtcctgagagacagaaagagagacatggGTCCTTACTACTTCTGCACACTGGTGATGACCCCAGCAGACCCCTGACCTGCACAGTTTAGAGTTTCTCTGCTCCAACACACTTCATTTAGCTCCTAGCTGTGGAGTTGGGACATGTGTGCTATAGCAGGGAAACACTGATCTGGCAAATGTAGAGCTATTCCAGGACAGTCACTGGCAAATGTTGCTCAagacagcatttttttttaaagcgcCCTTAATTCACttaatttccagtcaaaacagactAGAAGTACAAGTTAATTATTTGTTAAGTGGAAAAAATGAGATTATTTATCATTATAAGacaagataatcctttattagtcccacagtggggaaattctcaaattttgttttaaaacataTTCCAAGCTGTTGATGTCTGGACTCCAGGGTGGTTCTGGTGAACACCAGAAGCTTCTACAGTacaaaattttattttttttattttttttttttaatttccttttctcagtaagagcttctcattctgctCCACAATCAGTATTAAGTAGTCTGAGTCACAGCGGAAGGATTATCAGAAACACCAGTGGATCTATTCAGCTTCTAAGTGACAGGGGAGGTTaagtttttagattttttagatCTATCAAAAATGGAAATTTCCTGATTCCTCTATAACATCAGTTTTGGAAACTCTTGTTTTTATCACTTATTTTCCTTTAACTTTCTGCTTATTTATCCACAGTCCTCCAAAACTTACTAACTTGTACTTAATGGCCATTTTGACTGGACTTCACATTCCTCATAATGCCAAATAAGCAACACTTATTTTTTCATGTGTCAGCTAAGACCTTCCTCAGAGTTTTTAATTCTGCTAGTACATTTTTATCGTGCTCCCATAACACAGAAAATCACACACTCACTTGGCGCATTCCTCCAAAGCCACACAGAGTCCCTGCTGGAAAGTGAGTATTTCCTCCAAGTTCCCACAAAGGCTACTGCTGTCTGCACTGGAGAGCCTGCACATTCAGAGCATTCAGCGTTCACTAAGGCCAAAAACCTTCAAACAGCAAATAAAAGTTCATCTCTTGACGATTAAAGGATCTCCTGCTTACTTGTCGCTAGCCTGTAGAGGGCGCAGGTAGCAGGTGAGCACAGTCTGCAGCTCCTTCACAAACTCACGCTCATGCTCCAGGATGTCCTGCACCACCTGCACTCAAACCATACACAAACCATAACAACGTCATAAGCAGAGGGTCTCCACCAGCTATACACGGCAAACCCCCGTACATGACCTGAGGGGTCTCCACTGAGCTGAGAGAACTCACCACACTGTAGTAGTTTTTGGTCAGCTGAGGAACGTCAAACCCTTTCACAGCTTTCGGAGAAATCGGTTTGTCTGAAGAGCAAGACATGCAGTCCCTCAATTTATATGTCAGTTATTTTAAGCAATACAATGAAATATGGCTGGAGCACTTGCTGTCGGACTGCCTACTCACCACATGGCTTGACCTCCCGGACATAGTTGCTGGGGAACCAGCCAGTCTTGCCGTTGAGGGTACCCTCCCACCAGCCGCCATCCTCCTGGCGCGTCACGTGGATGAGCTCGCCCTTGTTGAAGGACAGCTCGTCCTCATTGTTCTGCTTGAAGTTGAACCTGGCCTTCACTACCAGCTGGCTTCCACCTCCATTCTCCGACATCTCCTGCAGCCAAAAGCACACAGATGAAGACCCATGCATTAACAGCAGGGGTTACAGGTGAGAACAGGAACATGATGCAAGTGAACTGAGATgatgtactctactgtactctagtGCAGCTTGTTAAATTTGTGTGGTGGAAGAGGAGATATTCATTTAATCGGTCATTCTTTGACATCAAAAGAGACTAAGTGCATTACACAGAAGTGGGAAATGTGGCGATATTGCACCCTTATTAAGAGAAACAATGTTTTCTGAGTGTATTGTGAACGTCATTGGTACTTAAGAAACACTAAACAGACAAAAGTTTCATTACAAAGGCCTTAATTAGTCCTGTATAATTGGATGTAGTGACTGTCGCAAGCAAAAGTAAGTGAATCCTGGATTTCTGAATCGCTTACTATGAAACAACACAACCTAAAGAAACTTACACACAAACAATTGTACTGTTTACATCTTTTACTGAGCACATGTTGAGTAAATATAaaaagtgcaggctagaaaaagtaagtgaaaccCTGAAATAATAAGCTGTAGATCCCACTTTA from Salminus brasiliensis chromosome 19, fSalBra1.hap2, whole genome shotgun sequence encodes the following:
- the arhgef6 gene encoding rho guanine nucleotide exchange factor 6 isoform X3, which codes for MRGELVSDANRSERSCPPSSSSAPNLSISSSSTLKSNKSLRRQSKGVEMSENGGGSQLVVKARFNFKQNNEDELSFNKGELIHVTRQEDGGWWEGTLNGKTGWFPSNYVREVKPCDKPISPKAVKGFDVPQLTKNYYSVVVQDILEHEREFVKELQTVLTCYLRPLQASDKLSSADSSSLCGNLEEILTFQQGLCVALEECAKMPEGQQRLGGCYLNLMCQIRTLYLSYCSSHPSAVGVLTDHSEELDKFMESQGASAPGILTLTTSLSKPFMRLEKYPTLLQELERHVEEAHPDYSDILKATIAFKSLVTQSQELRKRKNLELQILSEPVRGWEGDSIKSLGQVAYMSQVHVQSTPNEDKEERYFMLFPNVLVMLSASPRMSGFIYQGRLPLSGTTVTKQMEDAELGHYAFEIAGGMIDRITVFCSNSQDLQEWLEHLHAKSGSPVGTNIKNVEGKPLSVIGTPSHQSHLAFGSAMGSRGPLEPPKITKPWSLSCLRPAPPLKPSAALGYKERMSYIMKDTSKSPKPIKKFLPKRKTERKPSDDEFLLRKSTAALEEDAQILKVIEAYCTGASLHQTTTAVRKEGVPQVLLPEEEKIIVEEMKSNGQTIIEEKSLVDAVYALKDEVHELKKENKWMKQCLEEEQKSRKELERMVRKLAKQKNDCTWEDGGH